The window GCGTCCGTTGTCAGACAGAGTCGAAGCCCCGGAGAAAGCGTTGCCGAATAAGCCATTGCTATGGCGTGATGCCAGTGTGATTTGCTCGGTTTCCAAGTCGTATATAAATACATCGGTCGCATTATTGAGGTCGTTATCTATCAAATCAGAGGCTTTGGAATAGAAAGAAACGTAACGACAGTTATCTGAGATAGAGGGTCCATAAGATCTTCCATTAGAAGGTGTGCCCGCGGTACTCCGTGACACTAGAACCGTCTGGCCTTCCAAAATATCATATACGAACACGCGGTCATTTGAAACGTTGATGCCGTCAACAAGGTTACTAGCCCTTGATTCAAATGCTATACATCGACCGTTTGCTGAAACCTCTGGCAAGTCTGAAGGTCCATTTCCCAATGTTCCATCATTATTGCGTGAAACAAGCACCGTTTGACCTGTTTGTCGATCATGAATAAAGATATCCTTTACACCATTCGTATCTGCATCTACTAAATTGTTAGCCTCGGATGCAAACGCCACATAACGTCCATCAGATGAAATAGACGCATCACTGGAGTTCTCATTACCTCCCGATTCAAACTCATTACGTGAAATCAGTGTCATTTCCTCTGTTTCCAGGTCATATACGAAGATGTTGAGAAAATTACTAGAGCCACTGACCATAAGATTTGTGGCAAAGGAATGGAAAGCAACGAATCGACCATCAGCCGAGATCGAAGGGCTAAACGAACCACTGTTTCCTATGGTGTCGTCTTGACCTTTTGATACAAGTGTCGTTTCGCCCGTTTCCTGGTCATGAACGAAAACGTCGTAGCGGTCATTGGTGTCGTTATCGATGAATGTCGAGGCGAGAGACGCAAAAGCCACGAAGCGGCCGTCGGCCGAAATGGAAGGCTGGGTTGAAACATCGTCAGCTTCACTTCCGTCTGAGGCAAGGGAAGCCAGCGTTGTGCTGTCCGGGACTGGGCCCAAAACTATGCCCGCGAAGTCGACATCCGTTGCGTCGGGTGGCAGGGTGATAGAACGCGAGGTAGGGACGAACTCCAGCCCTGGCTTGGCCGCAGCGACGTTATGGGTGTCGGGAGTCAGGCCGGTCAGTGTGTAGTTGCCGTTGGCGTCAGTAATTGTGGTTGGATTGCCATCGACTGAGATGGTTGCGCCGGTGATAGGCAGGTTGGTGATGGAGTGAGAAACGTGACCTGAAATGGATGAAAGGATCGGCGTAACGGTGAAATCTTGACTGCTGGCGTCCGGCGGGACTGTTATAGTTCGTGACGATGGAGTCGTCGTGTAACCCGGTACAGTGAGAGTGTGTTCACCTGGCAAGACGTCGTTGAAAGTGTAATTGCCGGTTGCATTGGTTTGCACGGTTACGGTTTCGTCAAGTAACACGTTGGCTCCTGGGATGGGGGAACCATTCGCAGTGTTAGTCACACGACCGGAGATGGAATAGTCAAGAATTTCCGCTACAAAGTCCTGTCCAGTAGCATCCGGAGGTACATTAACTTGAATCGAAATAGGTGAAAGCATGAAGCCTGACTTGGTCGCGGTAACTGTATAGCTTCCTGCCGATAGCCCGCCGATGCTGTAAATCCCTGAAGAATCGCTACCGGCGCAAGGGCCGCTCTGCACGCAAACCGTGACATCCGAGACAGGTAGATTAGCTTCATCGTTAACTTGGCCTGAGACAGAATACGACGATTCACCACCTTGTCGATCGTGGATGAATATATCAATTGCGTTATTCATATCGCCAAGCACGAGATTGGAAGCGTATGAATCAAATACTACATAGCGGCCGTCGGTCGAGATTGCAGGTTTCTCCGACGCGTCATTTCCTTGCAGACCTCCTGAATCAACCGAGACGCGTGTCGTCTTTCCAGCCTCAAGTTCGTGGACGAAGACGTCTAAATGTCCGTTCGTATCGTTGGGTATAATATTGGAGGCCCGCGAGAAAAAAGCTACGAAGCGGCCATTGGCCGAGACGGCGGGATCCATCGACTCGTCATTTCCCTGTATACCGAGTGAATCAACCGAGATACGAGTCGTCGTCTCGGCCTGTCGATCATGAATAAAAACATCCCGTGCACCGTTTGTGTCGCCGGGGACCAGGTTGGAGGCGTCAGAGTAGAATGCTACTAAGCGACCATCTAGAGACATCGAGGGCCTATGCGATGCAGAATTGCCCTGCATTCCGAGCGAATCAACTGAGAGACGAGTTGTAGTCTCGGTCTGGCGATCATAGATAAATACATCCTTTGTGCCGTTGGTATCACCGAGGATGAGATTTGAGGCGCGGGATTCGAATGCTACAAAACGGCCGTCAGCCGAGAGAGCGGGGTCCGTCGATTCATTATTCCCCTCCACACCAGATGAATCGACTGAGGCGCGCGTCGTTGTTCCGGTCTCGAGATCGTGGACGAAAACGTCCGCAGCATTATTGTTGTCTTCTGGGACGAGATTGGAGGCACTCGAGAAGAAAGCTACGAAGCGACCATCTTCTGAGAGGACGGGGTTCACCGATTCTCTATTCCCCTCCACGCTGGATGAATTGACAGAGGCGCGGATCGTGGTTCCGGTCTGGAGATCATGGATGAAGACATCCCATGTGCCATTAGTATCATTGGGGACGAGATTGGAGGCATCGGAATGAAACGACACGAAGCGTCCGTTAGCCGAGATCACGGGGCGATATGATCCATAATTTGCCTGCGTGCCGGACGAATCGACTGAGACACGGGTCGTTGCTTCAGTTTGGCGGTTGTGGACGAAGATGTCGATTGCGCTATTGGTGTCGTCTGGGACAAGGTTCGAGGCTGGAGATCGAAACACTACCAATTGACCATCGGCCGAAATAGCGGAATCATCAGACCAGTTATTTCCCTGTGCACCGGAAGAGTTGACCGAGATAAGAGTTGTCACCCCCATACTCGTTGGTGCCGCAGCCGTTTCTCTCGGTCCTTGCCTAACTAAAACTATACCGAGTACGAAAACAAATAGGAAAGCAATCCCCAAACGGCGATTCATGCCAACCTCCTAACGAGCCAAACCAACCGGTCACTAACGACGTGAGGAAATCCGGCGGCACGCGACAATAACACTTTTGACAGTATAGGGAATTTCCTGGCGAAACTCAAGCGCGAGATGTCATCCAATTTCGCGTCGAATGTCATGCCATCGTGGATAATCGAATTCGCTAGAAGGAGGAAGTTAAATCACGACTACCGCAACAAAAACCCCTCCCCCAACGGATCCCCCGGATCAATGAACCACTCATTCCGCCCCACCACATAAGCCGTCCCCGACACGCGCGGTACGACAGCCGGATACGGCCCAAACGTCATCGCCTCCACCACCTTCCCACTAAACGTCGTCCCCAAAATGCTCTCAACCACAAACGGCTCCCGCAGCCCAATCTCCCCTTTCGCATAGTGCAATGCCGCCCGGCCGCTGACGCCCGTCCCGGTGGGGCTGCGGTCAACCTCGCCGTCGGCGAAGACGCACACCTCGCGCGAATGGTTGGCCGCATCATGGGCCGGGCCGACGAAGATGACGCCGTAGAGCAGGCTCAAATCCGGCTCGAACGGGTGCTGGGGGATACCGGCGGCCATGACCGCCTGCTTGATGCGCGTGCCCAGGTCGATCAGTTGGCGGAAGTCGGCCGGGGCCAGGCCCACGCCGACCTCTTCGGCGGCGACGTAGGCGTAGAACGCACCGCCAAAGGCCAGGTCGTAGCGCACGCGGCCGAGGCCGGGCACGTCCACCGTTTGGTCGAGGGCGTAGACGAATGACGGCACGTTGTCGAACGACACGTGGGTAACCCGGTCTGTCTCGTCGTAATGGGGGTAGGCGGTGACGCGGCCGGCGGGGGTGTCCAAGCGTATGATAGCCGCTGGGGCGGCGACGCTCCCCTGCTCCCCCGCTCCCCGACTCCTGTCGGGCCCCTGCATCCCCTGCGCCGCCAGCAACCCCGTCTCAATCCCCACCTTCACCAACCCAATGACCCCATGGCCGCACATGGTGCTCCAGCCCTCGTTGTGCATGAACAGGACGCCCAGTGTGCCGTCGGGCGTGGTCGGCTCGGTCAGGATGCAGCCATACATATCGGCATGGCCGCGCGGCTCCCACATCAGCGCCCGGCGCAAATGGTCGAGATGCTCCTGGGCATAGCGCCGTTTGGCGA is drawn from Candidatus Promineifilum breve and contains these coding sequences:
- a CDS encoding carboxypeptidase regulatory-like domain-containing protein; amino-acid sequence: MNRRLGIAFLFVFVLGIVLVRQGPRETAAAPTSMGVTTLISVNSSGAQGNNWSDDSAISADGQLVVFRSPASNLVPDDTNSAIDIFVHNRQTEATTRVSVDSSGTQANYGSYRPVISANGRFVSFHSDASNLVPNDTNGTWDVFIHDLQTGTTIRASVNSSSVEGNRESVNPVLSEDGRFVAFFSSASNLVPEDNNNAADVFVHDLETGTTTRASVDSSGVEGNNESTDPALSADGRFVAFESRASNLILGDTNGTKDVFIYDRQTETTTRLSVDSLGMQGNSASHRPSMSLDGRLVAFYSDASNLVPGDTNGARDVFIHDRQAETTTRISVDSLGIQGNDESMDPAVSANGRFVAFFSRASNIIPNDTNGHLDVFVHELEAGKTTRVSVDSGGLQGNDASEKPAISTDGRYVVFDSYASNLVLGDMNNAIDIFIHDRQGGESSYSVSGQVNDEANLPVSDVTVCVQSGPCAGSDSSGIYSIGGLSAGSYTVTATKSGFMLSPISIQVNVPPDATGQDFVAEILDYSISGRVTNTANGSPIPGANVLLDETVTVQTNATGNYTFNDVLPGEHTLTVPGYTTTPSSRTITVPPDASSQDFTVTPILSSISGHVSHSITNLPITGATISVDGNPTTITDANGNYTLTGLTPDTHNVAAAKPGLEFVPTSRSITLPPDATDVDFAGIVLGPVPDSTTLASLASDGSEADDVSTQPSISADGRFVAFASLASTFIDNDTNDRYDVFVHDQETGETTLVSKGQDDTIGNSGSFSPSISADGRFVAFHSFATNLMVSGSSNFLNIFVYDLETEEMTLISRNEFESGGNENSSDASISSDGRYVAFASEANNLVDADTNGVKDIFIHDRQTGQTVLVSRNNDGTLGNGPSDLPEVSANGRCIAFESRASNLVDGINVSNDRVFVYDILEGQTVLVSRSTAGTPSNGRSYGPSISDNCRYVSFYSKASDLIDNDLNNATDVFIYDLETEQITLASRHSNGLFGNAFSGASTLSDNGRYVAFFSDASNLIAVDDNNDSDVFVHDLETGQTTLVSLHTNRTQGNGGSYEPSISADGCYVAFSSEASSLIDDDINGTIKDVFVHSLLSFCDKDDDGTSEATENAAPNNGDGNNDGTPDSQQANVTSLPNSSDSEYVTLAAPAGIELTDVAAIDNPAPGTEPPDAEFPAGFLEFGMDGLANGAATTVEIFLEGGVTANSYYKFGPTPDISTDHWYEFLYDGTTGAEILPDKIVLHFVDGQRGDSDLTANGIITDPGAPAILTPPAPSVIYLSPTAKLTLSGTTYEDEDILTYDESAGTWSLFFDGSDVGLTKADVSAFEFLDNDDILMSLDKPMKNLPGLLNVTADDSDILRFTPTSTGATTAGAFAIWFDGSDVELTKGGEKIDAIAFTPDGDLVLSTGGGASVTGPAGTLKAADEDLLRFDATQLGATTAGTWNLYFDSSDALPKLGDMVAAGIDPATGDILFAPDKKWVFGALTVNTYDIGRCVGPTTGSNSACATVDRFWQGAQHGFSNPKYKIDGFAMN
- a CDS encoding proline racemase family protein gives rise to the protein MNWQPPADWIRITTLDAHTAGEPLRIITGGLPPIPGDTILAKRRYAQEHLDHLRRALMWEPRGHADMYGCILTEPTTPDGTLGVLFMHNEGWSTMCGHGVIGLVKVGIETGLLAAQGMQGPDRSRGAGEQGSVAAPAAIIRLDTPAGRVTAYPHYDETDRVTHVSFDNVPSFVYALDQTVDVPGLGRVRYDLAFGGAFYAYVAAEEVGVGLAPADFRQLIDLGTRIKQAVMAAGIPQHPFEPDLSLLYGVIFVGPAHDAANHSREVCVFADGEVDRSPTGTGVSGRAALHYAKGEIGLREPFVVESILGTTFSGKVVEAMTFGPYPAVVPRVSGTAYVVGRNEWFIDPGDPLGEGFLLR